In Chloroflexota bacterium, a single genomic region encodes these proteins:
- a CDS encoding YHS domain-containing protein has protein sequence MAKDPVCGMEVDEKTAPAKSEHMGKTYYFCAVGCKKAFEKNPAKYIMAKGEMEGGRHGH, from the coding sequence ATGGCAAAAGATCCAGTGTGTGGCATGGAAGTAGACGAGAAGACGGCGCCGGCCAAGTCCGAGCATATGGGCAAGACCTACTATTTCTGCGCCGTGGGCTGCAAGAAAGCCTTCGAGAAAAATCCAGCCAAGTACATCATGGCCAAGGGTGAGATGGAAGGTGGCAGGCACGGGCATTAG
- a CDS encoding heavy metal translocating P-type ATPase, protein MTTKGSKKVSLSIGGMTCASCVSNVELALKGVRGVKAVVVNLATGKAAVEYDPVQVTLAAMKKAVDEIGYEVVLNTANLQVTGMTCASCVENVQKAVGDLPGVGKVVVNLASGSARVDYVPEITSVAEIKEAIREIGYEAVERAEGQEALDREKEARQQEIRRQLINMLIAWSIGLLVMIGTFQPYWVLPNIIPSWMNNKILLFFLTTPIVFGPGRQFFINSWNGLKKGLTDMNLLYATGIGAAYLIAVINTFWPDAGFGGREATFYEAAALLTAFIILGRYLEAITRGRTSEAIRRLMKLQPKRARVLRDGQELEIPAEEVELDDILAVRPGEAIPVDGLVLEGYSSVDQSMISGESMPVEKKAGDEVIGGTINKTGAFKFRATRVGKDTALAQIIKLVEDAQLTKAPIQKLADQVAGHFILGVHALALMVFLFWFFVGYGLWFAPESRLILTPYLLTGMGVFGFALLTSVTVLIISCPCAVGLATPSAIMAGSGKAAEHGILFKGADAMEATAKIQVVIFDKTGTLTRGEPSVTDVVTLGHLTQEEVLHMAAVAEKNSEHPLGEAIVRGARGRGMEPEDADSFNAIPGHGVEAQLNGRTILLGNRKLMAERKVSPDRLLPEAERLESEGKTVMFVAVDGVPAGIVAVADTLKETSALAVEELHRMGLQVAMITGDNRRTAEAIARQVGIDRVLAEVLPEDKANEVKKLQDEGLRVAMVGDGINDAPALAQADAGIAIGSGTDVAKETGHVILIKDDLVDVVAALQVARQTLRLIKQNLGWAFGYNTLSIPIGAGLLYPFFAQMVSPELAALLMATSSLSVTLNTLRMRGYIPPVRRVGRPGALQPAQVVVPASHQIERRKELL, encoded by the coding sequence ATGACAACTAAGGGTTCGAAGAAGGTGTCCCTGTCTATCGGGGGCATGACCTGCGCCTCCTGTGTGTCCAATGTGGAGTTGGCCCTTAAGGGGGTGCGCGGCGTAAAAGCGGTGGTGGTCAACCTGGCCACGGGGAAGGCGGCGGTGGAGTACGACCCTGTCCAGGTGACCCTGGCGGCCATGAAGAAGGCAGTGGATGAGATAGGATACGAGGTGGTCTTGAACACCGCTAACCTCCAGGTCACGGGCATGACCTGTGCCTCCTGTGTGGAGAACGTTCAGAAGGCAGTGGGCGACCTGCCCGGTGTAGGAAAAGTGGTGGTCAATCTGGCCTCGGGCAGCGCCCGGGTGGACTACGTGCCGGAGATCACTTCGGTAGCGGAGATAAAGGAGGCCATCCGGGAGATAGGCTACGAGGCTGTGGAACGGGCTGAGGGGCAGGAGGCCCTGGACCGGGAGAAGGAGGCCCGCCAGCAGGAGATCCGCCGCCAGCTCATCAATATGCTTATCGCTTGGTCAATAGGCCTGCTGGTGATGATAGGCACCTTCCAGCCCTACTGGGTCCTGCCCAACATCATACCATCCTGGATGAACAACAAGATCCTTCTCTTCTTTCTGACCACGCCCATCGTCTTCGGACCGGGCCGCCAGTTCTTTATCAATAGCTGGAACGGCCTGAAGAAGGGCCTGACTGACATGAACCTCCTCTATGCTACAGGAATCGGCGCTGCTTATCTTATCGCTGTCATTAACACCTTCTGGCCTGACGCCGGCTTTGGCGGTCGAGAGGCCACTTTCTACGAGGCAGCGGCCTTGCTTACGGCCTTCATCATCCTAGGCCGCTACCTGGAGGCGATCACACGGGGCCGCACCTCTGAGGCCATCCGCCGTTTGATGAAGCTCCAGCCTAAGCGGGCGAGAGTGCTGCGCGATGGCCAGGAACTGGAGATTCCTGCCGAAGAGGTGGAACTGGACGATATACTGGCAGTCCGCCCTGGCGAAGCTATCCCGGTGGACGGGCTGGTCTTGGAAGGATACTCTTCTGTGGATCAATCCATGATCAGCGGGGAGAGCATGCCGGTGGAGAAGAAGGCTGGCGATGAGGTCATCGGCGGCACCATCAATAAGACCGGTGCCTTCAAGTTCCGTGCCACCAGGGTGGGCAAGGATACTGCTCTGGCCCAAATCATCAAGCTGGTGGAGGATGCCCAGCTCACCAAGGCTCCCATCCAGAAGCTCGCTGATCAGGTAGCTGGACACTTCATCCTGGGGGTGCATGCCCTGGCCCTGATGGTGTTCCTGTTCTGGTTCTTCGTTGGGTACGGACTGTGGTTCGCTCCTGAAAGCCGTCTTATCCTTACCCCTTACCTCCTTACTGGCATGGGGGTCTTTGGCTTCGCCCTGCTTACCTCCGTCACTGTGCTCATCATCTCCTGCCCCTGTGCCGTGGGACTGGCTACGCCCAGCGCTATCATGGCTGGAAGCGGCAAGGCAGCAGAGCACGGCATTCTCTTTAAGGGGGCTGATGCTATGGAGGCCACGGCTAAGATTCAGGTGGTGATCTTCGACAAGACCGGCACCCTGACCAGAGGGGAGCCTTCAGTGACCGATGTGGTGACATTGGGCCACCTGACTCAGGAGGAGGTGTTACATATGGCAGCGGTGGCTGAGAAGAACTCCGAGCACCCCCTGGGCGAGGCCATCGTCCGTGGTGCCCGGGGACGGGGGATGGAGCCCGAGGATGCCGACAGCTTCAACGCCATACCAGGGCATGGCGTGGAGGCTCAGCTTAATGGTCGCACTATCCTGTTGGGCAACCGGAAGCTTATGGCGGAGCGAAAGGTGTCCCCAGACAGGCTGCTGCCCGAGGCAGAGCGCTTGGAGAGCGAAGGTAAGACCGTCATGTTTGTAGCGGTGGATGGGGTACCTGCCGGCATCGTGGCCGTGGCCGATACTCTAAAAGAGACCTCAGCCCTGGCGGTAGAGGAACTCCATCGCATGGGCCTCCAGGTGGCCATGATCACCGGGGACAACCGACGCACCGCCGAGGCCATCGCCCGGCAGGTGGGCATTGACAGAGTGCTGGCCGAGGTGCTGCCGGAGGACAAGGCCAACGAGGTTAAGAAGCTCCAGGACGAGGGCTTGCGGGTGGCCATGGTAGGGGATGGTATCAATGATGCTCCTGCCCTGGCTCAGGCCGACGCCGGCATCGCCATCGGATCAGGCACCGATGTGGCCAAAGAGACTGGCCATGTTATCCTCATCAAGGATGACCTGGTGGACGTGGTGGCAGCCCTCCAGGTAGCCAGGCAGACATTGCGCCTGATAAAACAGAACCTAGGCTGGGCCTTTGGCTACAATACGCTGTCTATCCCTATTGGGGCCGGGCTCCTTTATCCCTTCTTCGCCCAGATGGTGAGCCCGGAGCTGGCAGCTTTGCTCATGGCTACTAGCTCCCTATCGGTGACCTTGAACACGTTACGGATGCGGGGCTACATCCCACCTGTAAGGCGGGTGGGACGCCCGGGGGCATTGCAGCCGGCCCAAGTGGTGGTGCCTGCCAGCCATCAGATTGAACGTAGGAAGGAACTACTATGA
- a CDS encoding DUF1295 domain-containing protein — protein MHDTYAYGLWGAVIFNVLFFLLFALSFLTPRRKWEWRSLGLFGAFLVALFTEMYGFPLTIYILTSVLGNVYPASNPFAHGSGHLWGVLLGGWSLLLCTLGSLLMIAGLVVMGIGWKKIHRARGELVTEGIYSLVRHPQYLGLLLIIVGMLIQWPTIITILMAPVLMLTYYWLARKEEKELEERFGDRYKIYKEKTPAFLPVLATNAKFSAHS, from the coding sequence ATGCATGATACCTATGCTTATGGACTTTGGGGTGCAGTGATCTTTAATGTCCTTTTCTTCCTCCTGTTCGCCTTGAGCTTCCTCACACCCCGCAGAAAGTGGGAATGGCGCTCCCTGGGTCTGTTCGGTGCTTTTTTGGTGGCGCTCTTCACTGAGATGTACGGCTTTCCCCTGACCATCTATATCTTGACCTCAGTCTTGGGCAATGTCTATCCAGCATCTAATCCGTTTGCCCACGGCAGCGGTCATTTATGGGGAGTACTGCTTGGGGGCTGGAGCCTGTTGCTCTGCACCCTTGGTAGCCTACTTATGATAGCTGGGCTTGTGGTAATGGGCATCGGCTGGAAGAAGATACACCGAGCCAGGGGTGAACTGGTGACCGAGGGCATCTATAGTCTGGTGCGCCACCCTCAATACCTTGGGTTGCTCTTGATCATAGTAGGCATGCTTATTCAGTGGCCTACTATCATCACTATACTGATGGCACCCGTTTTGATGCTAACCTACTACTGGCTGGCCAGGAAAGAAGAAAAGGAGTTAGAGGAGAGATTTGGCGACAGGTACAAAATCTATAAGGAGAAGACACCAGCATTCTTGCCTGTGTTAGCTACGAACGCTAAATTCTCAGCCCATTCTTAG
- a CDS encoding cupredoxin domain-containing protein yields the protein MSTWLILMVLVVASVASVIVLLAFRGRRPARAKLNQESVQEMTIVVNGRYQPDVVLVQQGVPVKLNFARNEDNPCSEWVIFSELSVRRRLPAYKTTPIMFTPNKAGQFLFTCQFGMYRGKLIVQKGNGRKAKATSKRELSHA from the coding sequence ATGAGCACCTGGCTAATCCTGATGGTCCTTGTGGTAGCTAGTGTTGCCAGCGTAATCGTCCTCTTGGCGTTCCGAGGCCGTCGCCCTGCTAGAGCTAAACTCAACCAGGAATCTGTCCAGGAGATGACTATCGTGGTCAATGGTCGCTACCAGCCAGATGTTGTCCTTGTTCAGCAGGGTGTCCCTGTGAAGCTCAACTTTGCCAGAAACGAGGACAACCCATGTTCGGAGTGGGTCATTTTTTCCGAGCTCAGCGTAAGGCGTCGCTTGCCTGCCTACAAAACCACGCCAATAATGTTCACCCCAAATAAGGCTGGCCAGTTTCTCTTCACCTGCCAGTTTGGCATGTATCGGGGCAAGCTCATAGTGCAAAAGGGCAACGGCAGAAAGGCAAAGGCCACTTCGAAAAGGGAGCTTTCACATGCATGA
- a CDS encoding ATP-binding protein: MSIRLRLALWYTLILGVSLLVFGLGLYFLMARHLNTMAERSIKDRAEHIEVALEIASSSRMPFILPPLDAFESPGVYVVVLDPQGATMGSSTNLEGRSLPLSVQALTEARSGKALTYEGELQGSHLKIYLRPVSTDGRITALVQVATSTAVYEEALDRLLVIVVGGGIGALVLAGLTGWALAGKALEPISDITETARAIALSQGFSRRLEEKGSRDEVGLLSVTFNEMLASLESAYAAQRRFVADASHELRAPLTTIRGNLDLLKRVGQMPPEEQARAIDDARQEVERLSRLVSDLLSIAQADAGQRLDVQPVELDVLVMDVHRQALSMTSDVQISISDLEPIMVSGDRDRLRQLLLIFVDNALRYTPAGGRVSISLSRQGDWAVLGVQDTGIGIEEEDLPHIFDRFYRADRARARDPGGSGLGLSIARWIVEEHGGEIDVWSKPGQGSTFTARLPALPA, from the coding sequence TTGTCCATCCGCTTGCGACTGGCCCTTTGGTATACCCTCATTCTTGGGGTGAGCCTGTTGGTCTTTGGACTAGGGCTTTACTTCTTGATGGCCCGGCACCTAAACACTATGGCTGAAAGGAGCATAAAGGACCGGGCGGAACATATAGAGGTGGCTCTGGAGATTGCCAGCTCCAGCCGCATGCCGTTCATCCTGCCTCCTCTAGATGCCTTCGAGTCGCCTGGGGTATATGTGGTGGTTCTAGACCCCCAGGGTGCCACGATGGGTAGCTCTACTAACCTGGAAGGACGGTCCCTCCCTCTCTCTGTCCAAGCGCTAACCGAAGCCCGTTCGGGCAAGGCTCTTACCTACGAAGGTGAACTCCAGGGGAGCCATCTCAAGATTTATCTCAGGCCAGTGAGTACCGATGGCCGAATAACGGCCCTGGTGCAAGTGGCCACTTCCACGGCCGTGTATGAGGAGGCCCTGGATCGTCTCCTGGTTATTGTAGTGGGGGGCGGCATTGGCGCTCTGGTACTGGCTGGGCTGACCGGCTGGGCCCTAGCGGGGAAGGCTCTCGAGCCAATCTCCGATATTACCGAGACGGCCCGGGCCATCGCCCTGTCTCAGGGCTTCAGTCGTCGACTGGAGGAGAAGGGGTCACGTGACGAGGTGGGATTGCTATCGGTTACCTTCAACGAAATGTTGGCTAGCCTGGAGTCTGCCTATGCTGCCCAGCGTCGCTTCGTGGCTGACGCCTCCCACGAACTTAGGGCACCGCTGACCACTATCCGAGGAAACTTAGATCTGCTAAAGCGCGTGGGACAAATGCCGCCTGAGGAACAGGCACGGGCCATCGACGATGCCCGCCAAGAGGTGGAGCGCCTCTCCCGCCTGGTCTCTGACCTTCTCTCCATTGCCCAGGCCGATGCCGGACAGAGGCTTGATGTCCAGCCGGTTGAGCTGGATGTCCTGGTAATGGATGTGCATCGTCAGGCCTTGTCCATGACCTCAGATGTGCAAATATCTATCAGCGATCTGGAGCCGATTATGGTTTCCGGAGACCGTGACCGGTTGAGGCAGCTTCTCTTGATATTTGTTGACAACGCGCTGCGGTATACGCCCGCCGGTGGTAGAGTGTCTATTTCCCTCTCTCGCCAGGGAGATTGGGCTGTGCTCGGCGTGCAAGATACGGGGATCGGCATTGAGGAAGAAGACCTGCCTCATATCTTCGACCGCTTCTACCGGGCAGATAGAGCACGAGCCAGAGATCCCGGCGGTAGTGGCCTTGGGCTATCAATCGCAAGGTGGATAGTTGAAGAGCATGGCGGGGAGATAGATGTATGGAGCAAGCCCGGCCAGGGTAGTACCTTTACAGCGCGACTACCCGCTTTGCCAGCCTAG
- a CDS encoding response regulator transcription factor → MKARVLVIDDDKRITDLLRRGLTYEGYVVDVAYEGRQGLDIARETPPDVVILDIMMPGMDGLEVCRRLRAGGNVPILMLTAKDTVSDRVVGLETGADDYLVKPFAFEELLARVHALLRRREPEAHEVLRYSDLTLDTASRQAKRGDRVIEFSTTEYKLLVLFLRNPERVLTRDIIMERVWGYDFGGESNVLEVYVRYLRNKLEVEGRKRLIHTVRGAGYVLREE, encoded by the coding sequence GTGAAAGCTCGCGTTCTGGTTATTGATGATGACAAACGGATAACCGACTTGCTGCGCCGAGGACTCACCTATGAGGGGTACGTGGTTGACGTGGCGTATGAGGGGAGACAAGGCCTGGATATTGCGCGAGAAACGCCCCCTGACGTGGTCATCCTGGACATTATGATGCCCGGGATGGATGGCCTGGAGGTGTGCCGTCGACTGCGGGCTGGGGGAAATGTGCCTATCCTCATGCTTACTGCCAAAGACACCGTCTCTGACAGGGTTGTCGGACTGGAGACTGGCGCCGATGACTATCTGGTGAAGCCCTTTGCTTTCGAGGAATTGTTGGCTCGGGTGCATGCCCTGCTGCGGCGCCGGGAACCTGAAGCCCACGAAGTGTTGCGCTATTCTGACCTTACTCTGGATACAGCCAGCAGGCAGGCCAAACGCGGCGACCGCGTCATCGAATTTTCTACAACAGAATACAAGTTGCTGGTCCTATTTCTCCGTAACCCTGAGCGGGTGCTAACACGTGACATCATTATGGAAAGAGTATGGGGCTACGATTTCGGGGGTGAATCCAACGTGCTGGAGGTCTATGTCCGGTATCTTCGCAACAAACTGGAGGTTGAAGGGAGAAAACGCCTCATTCACACCGTGCGCGGCGCTGGATATGTCCTCCGGGAAGAGTGA
- a CDS encoding glycosyltransferase family 9 protein: protein MEHLLIFPQNRCRHERGYGVERFTGQELRPKPHIAVLFYDSIGDFVVITPLLRGLRQKYPGGTIDYFSGERTKELEEALPLIDSRFSIYGREGLCPRLSVYIRRRQAAAGPYDLAINCESHKVSSLVTTLLGAKYIVGGCYEPELRREMPRAESRIEAIYDENWADPSFLRRYSDILSSNFIGEVFCRLARVETDFQRTEVPLAAPSIAIPPILIAIGGRRRAKMWPVEYWRELISWCYSQGLEVGLLGARLSEQQRFYHSVLEERCLLEHTPLRDLRGKMTLPQVAGALQQAMACVTIDNGIMHMATAVGTPTLALFGASPWRLWTPQAANLQVVLPEEECCLCAQNHFSNDECLQVRHICMESIQPQVVIGRLEAILGRD from the coding sequence GTGGAACACCTGTTAATCTTCCCTCAAAACCGCTGTCGGCATGAGCGAGGGTATGGGGTGGAACGGTTCACCGGCCAGGAGCTACGGCCTAAGCCACATATAGCTGTCCTTTTCTATGATTCGATCGGGGACTTCGTGGTGATCACCCCTCTGCTGCGGGGGTTGCGCCAGAAGTATCCAGGCGGTACGATCGATTATTTCAGTGGCGAGCGGACGAAGGAGCTTGAGGAAGCCTTGCCGCTTATTGATTCGCGCTTCTCCATTTATGGACGGGAGGGACTCTGTCCTCGGTTGAGCGTCTACATCCGCCGCAGGCAAGCTGCGGCTGGTCCTTATGATCTGGCCATCAACTGTGAGTCTCACAAGGTGAGCAGCCTCGTCACCACCCTGTTAGGGGCGAAGTACATAGTGGGCGGCTGTTACGAACCGGAGCTACGGCGAGAGATGCCTCGCGCTGAGAGCCGCATCGAGGCCATCTACGACGAGAACTGGGCTGACCCCTCTTTTTTAAGGCGCTACAGCGATATTCTCTCCTCTAACTTCATCGGGGAGGTCTTCTGTCGGTTGGCGAGGGTAGAGACCGACTTCCAGCGGACGGAGGTGCCCCTGGCGGCTCCGTCTATCGCCATCCCACCGATCCTTATCGCCATAGGGGGACGCCGTCGGGCCAAGATGTGGCCGGTCGAATACTGGAGGGAGTTGATCTCCTGGTGCTACTCTCAGGGCTTGGAGGTGGGGCTTTTGGGCGCTCGTCTCTCCGAGCAACAGCGCTTTTATCACTCTGTTCTGGAGGAGAGATGCTTGCTGGAGCACACCCCCTTGCGTGACCTGCGGGGGAAGATGACCCTTCCCCAAGTAGCTGGGGCGTTACAGCAGGCGATGGCCTGCGTCACCATTGATAACGGTATTATGCACATGGCCACGGCCGTGGGCACGCCCACCCTGGCTTTATTTGGAGCCAGCCCCTGGCGGTTGTGGACGCCGCAAGCGGCTAATCTACAGGTAGTCCTGCCGGAGGAGGAATGTTGCCTGTGTGCGCAGAACCACTTCTCTAACGATGAGTGCTTACAGGTGAGGCATATATGTATGGAGAGTATCCAGCCCCAGGTGGTTATAGGACGCTTAGAGGCTATCCTGGGTCGGGACTGA